A window of Solea senegalensis isolate Sse05_10M linkage group LG20, IFAPA_SoseM_1, whole genome shotgun sequence contains these coding sequences:
- the lrrc3b gene encoding leucine-rich repeat-containing protein 3B yields the protein MTLLDLWLSRSIPMCLLLQSLVLMALCFPSASMCPKGCICLRDPHLHGLNVTCSQSRLKEIPPSLPVDTVLLRLDHNQIGAVPDQTFHGLRLLRELNLSYNAVENLGEAAFSGIEGTLQVLDLSHNRITSVHKDAFARLKARIIVDDNPWHCDCALQQAISGMAHNHEAAARVLCRSSELLDQEGRPFLAVDTDLCNLAKRTTDYAMLVTMFGWFAMVISYVVYYVRQNQEDARRHLEYLKSLPSKPKKPDEADDISTVV from the coding sequence ATGACTCTGCTGGACTTGTGGCTGTCGCGCTCCATCCCCATGTGCCTGCTCCTCCAGAGCCTTGTCCTCATGGCCCTGTGCTTCCCCTCGGCCAGCATGTGTCCAAAGGGCTGCATCTGCCTACGCGACCCCCACCTCCACGGCCTCAACGTTACCTGCAGCCAGTCGCGCCTCAAGGAGATCCCGCCCAGTCTCCCGGTTGACACTGTCCTGCTGAGGCTGGACCACAATCAAATAGGTGCCGTGCCAGATCAAACCTTCCATGGACTCCGGCTTCTGAGGGAGCTCAATCTTTCGTACAACGCGGTGGAGAATTTAGGCGAAGCGGCCTTCAGTGGCATTGAGGGGACGTTACAGGTGCTGGACCTCTCGCATAACCGTATTACTAGCGTACACAAGGATGCCTTTGCTCGGCTCAAGGCCCGCATCATTGTGGATGATAACCCCTGGCATTGCGACTGCGCCCTCCAACAGGCCATCAGTGGAATGGCCCACAACCACGAGGCTGCTGCCCGGGTTCTCTGCAGGAGCTCAGAGCTTCTGGACCAGGAGGGAAGACCTTTCTTGGCGGTGGATACTGACCTCTGTAACCTGGCTAAAAGGACCACAGACTACGCTATGCTGGTGACCATGTTCGGTTGGTTTGCCATGGTCATTTCGTATGTAGTCTATTATGTCCGGCAGAACCAGGAGGATGCCCGACGTCACCTGGAGTACCTCAAGTCTCTTCCTAGCAAGCCCAAGAAACCCGACGAGGCTGACGACATTAGCACTGTTGTCTGA